A single genomic interval of Methyloceanibacter caenitepidi harbors:
- the thpR gene encoding RNA 2',3'-cyclic phosphodiesterase: MPRLFTAIEIPRSIADRLSMLRAGLHGARWIDPEYYHLTLRFIGDVDGATARDFTEALGELVAAPFTVKLNGLDSFGGKKPRTIFACVAPSPELEALQHAHDGAARVAGLAPERRKFTPHVTVARLRGTRPDAVAAYLQNAGLISETFTVKRFVLYSSRNSVGGGPYVVEAAYDLDDEEVDYGDDYYGGYEFDHPPLFGIDP; this comes from the coding sequence ATGCCCAGGCTATTCACCGCAATAGAGATACCGAGGAGCATCGCCGATCGTTTGTCGATGCTACGGGCCGGCCTCCATGGGGCCCGCTGGATCGACCCGGAGTACTACCACCTCACATTGCGCTTCATTGGCGACGTGGACGGCGCGACGGCCCGCGATTTCACCGAGGCTCTAGGCGAATTGGTCGCCGCGCCCTTCACCGTCAAGCTGAACGGTCTCGATAGCTTCGGCGGCAAGAAGCCCCGTACGATCTTCGCTTGCGTCGCGCCCTCGCCCGAGCTCGAAGCGCTGCAGCACGCCCATGATGGGGCCGCGCGGGTCGCCGGTCTCGCGCCGGAGCGCCGCAAGTTCACGCCGCACGTGACGGTCGCCCGCCTGCGCGGCACCAGGCCAGATGCGGTGGCCGCCTATCTTCAGAATGCCGGACTGATCTCCGAGACCTTCACGGTGAAGCGTTTCGTTCTTTACTCGTCGCGCAACTCGGTCGGCGGCGGCCCCTATGTCGTCGAGGCGGCCTACGATCTCGATGACGAGGAGGTGGACTACGGCGACGACTACTATGGCGGCTACGAGTTCGATCACCCGCCGCTCTTCGGGATCGATCCTTAA
- a CDS encoding low molecular weight protein-tyrosine-phosphatase yields the protein MTGDNTNNADMVRHRLLFACLGNICRSPMAEGVFRRVAEEEGVAHLFEIDSAGMGDWHKGQAPDPRAQKAALARGVDISAQSARKVELEDFEHFDLILAMDGSNIADLQDVAPHAERHKIRRFLDFAPHLEEDDVPDPYYGGEAGFDHALDLIEAASTGLLTELMREADAAPES from the coding sequence ATGACTGGAGACAACACCAATAACGCCGATATGGTCCGCCATCGGCTGCTGTTTGCGTGCCTCGGCAATATCTGCCGGTCGCCGATGGCCGAAGGCGTGTTTCGCCGCGTGGCCGAGGAGGAAGGCGTGGCGCATTTGTTCGAGATCGATTCGGCCGGGATGGGTGATTGGCACAAGGGTCAGGCGCCCGACCCCCGGGCCCAGAAGGCCGCCTTGGCGCGCGGGGTCGACATCTCCGCGCAGTCGGCGCGCAAGGTCGAACTCGAAGACTTCGAACACTTCGATCTGATCTTGGCCATGGATGGATCGAACATCGCCGACCTTCAGGACGTCGCGCCTCATGCCGAACGCCACAAGATCCGGCGCTTCCTCGACTTCGCGCCGCACCTTGAGGAGGACGACGTCCCCGATCCCTATTACGGCGGGGAGGCAGGCTTCGACCACGCGCTCGACCTCATCGAAGCGGCGTCAACGGGTCTGCTGACCGAGCTGATGCGCGAAGCCGACGCGGCGCCGGAGTCTTAA
- a CDS encoding YkvA family protein → MTAFEDAADLREAALGREISVETMLKREQNVRSNFWRKLKRVAGHVPFVEDLVAAYYCAMDPNTPMRVRGMLLAALAYFIMPIDVIPDIVAGLGFADDMALLTAVVGLVSANITPVHRAAAAQALDKALPGATAHS, encoded by the coding sequence ATGACCGCATTTGAAGACGCGGCCGATCTCCGTGAAGCCGCTTTGGGACGGGAGATATCCGTGGAAACAATGCTCAAGCGCGAGCAAAACGTACGCAGCAACTTTTGGCGCAAGCTGAAGCGCGTTGCCGGACATGTGCCCTTCGTCGAGGACCTTGTCGCCGCGTATTACTGCGCCATGGACCCAAACACGCCGATGCGCGTGCGCGGCATGCTGCTCGCGGCGCTCGCCTATTTCATCATGCCGATCGACGTCATCCCGGACATCGTCGCGGGCCTCGGCTTCGCGGACGACATGGCGCTTCTGACCGCCGTGGTCGGCCTCGTGTCGGCAAATATCACGCCGGTCCACCGGGCGGCCGCCGCGCAGGCGCTGGACAAGGCATTGCCGGGCGCAACCGCCCACAGCTAG
- a CDS encoding NADPH:quinone oxidoreductase family protein → MRAVQFSEFSGIDALKLVEVADPAPKPGEVVVKVTAVGLNFFDTLVLRNKYQFTPRLPASPGGEIAGVVEALGDDVTDLTIGQRVMAHVGGNGCRERLAIDAARAIPIPDGVSDDVAAGVSVTYGTAMHGFKDRAKLQPGESVAVLGAAGGAGLAAVEIAKLMGAHVIAVASSEEKIALAMRHGADEGIDYETCDLKTALKERTAPGGLDVLYDCVGGDAAEPSLRALGWKGRYLVIGFASGDIPRLPLNVIMLKGCDVLGVFWTAFVDREPEAHRANTLQVLNWCREGRLAPHIHGTYSLAETKEALRVIQERKASGKVIVRPQE, encoded by the coding sequence ATGCGTGCAGTGCAGTTCAGCGAATTCTCAGGGATCGACGCGCTCAAGCTCGTGGAGGTCGCGGATCCTGCGCCGAAGCCCGGCGAGGTGGTCGTCAAGGTCACAGCGGTCGGTCTCAACTTCTTCGACACCCTGGTCCTGAGGAACAAGTACCAATTCACGCCGCGCCTTCCGGCCTCGCCCGGCGGCGAGATTGCCGGTGTCGTCGAGGCGCTCGGCGACGACGTCACCGACCTCACGATAGGCCAGCGGGTCATGGCGCATGTGGGCGGCAATGGCTGCCGGGAACGGCTGGCGATCGACGCCGCGCGCGCGATCCCGATACCCGACGGCGTCAGCGACGACGTGGCGGCGGGGGTTTCGGTCACCTACGGGACGGCGATGCACGGCTTCAAGGACCGGGCGAAGCTGCAGCCCGGCGAGAGCGTCGCGGTGCTGGGGGCGGCCGGCGGCGCGGGTCTCGCGGCCGTCGAGATCGCCAAGCTGATGGGCGCCCACGTCATTGCCGTCGCCTCCTCGGAGGAGAAGATTGCGCTCGCCATGCGACATGGGGCCGACGAGGGCATCGACTACGAGACCTGCGACCTCAAGACGGCGCTCAAGGAGCGGACGGCGCCCGGGGGGCTCGATGTGCTGTACGACTGTGTCGGCGGCGATGCGGCGGAGCCGTCTTTGCGCGCGCTGGGGTGGAAGGGCCGGTATCTCGTTATCGGCTTTGCATCCGGCGACATCCCACGCCTGCCGCTCAACGTGATCATGCTGAAGGGATGCGACGTGCTGGGCGTCTTCTGGACGGCGTTCGTGGACCGCGAGCCGGAGGCGCATCGCGCCAACACGCTGCAGGTTCTGAATTGGTGCCGGGAGGGGCGGCTCGCGCCGCACATCCACGGGACCTATTCGCTGGCCGAAACCAAGGAGGCCCTAAGGGTCATTCAGGAACGCAAAGCCAGCGGCAAGGTGATCGTCCGCCCGCAGGAATAG
- a CDS encoding RNA methyltransferase → MKPNPSRTRGYFGIGAESISKAGNLGGLLRSAHAFGASFAFTVGADARALEMRSDTSKAGNHLPVYHWKTVDEMQLPKGCSLVGIEILDDATELPSFPHPLQCAYVLGPERGVLSAGLLTRCDQVIRIPTNFSLNVATAGAIVMYDRLRALGRFAPRPVSEGAVAPQLAPHVQGQPKRRRQG, encoded by the coding sequence GTGAAACCGAACCCTTCGAGGACGCGCGGCTATTTCGGCATCGGTGCCGAAAGTATTTCCAAAGCGGGAAATCTCGGCGGCCTGCTCCGGTCGGCGCACGCCTTCGGTGCGAGCTTCGCGTTCACGGTCGGCGCGGATGCCCGGGCTCTGGAGATGCGCTCGGACACATCCAAGGCCGGCAACCACCTGCCGGTGTACCATTGGAAGACGGTAGACGAGATGCAGCTTCCCAAGGGGTGCAGCCTCGTCGGGATCGAAATTCTGGACGACGCCACAGAACTGCCGAGTTTTCCTCATCCCTTGCAGTGTGCGTACGTGCTGGGACCGGAACGGGGTGTACTGAGTGCAGGGCTGCTCACGCGCTGCGATCAGGTAATTCGCATTCCGACGAATTTCTCATTGAATGTGGCGACAGCAGGGGCAATCGTAATGTATGACCGGCTTCGGGCGTTGGGTCGTTTCGCCCCGCGTCCGGTCAGCGAGGGAGCCGTAGCGCCGCAGCTGGCGCCCCATGTCCAGGGGCAGCCCAAGCGGCGGCGTCAGGGTTGA
- a CDS encoding invasion associated locus B family protein: MRRAVVAACAVVAFSATPVVAQEVKLLQKFNDWAAYVSQGSPKVCFAVSQPRKSLPRNVRRGPIYFYTSEYPSDKIAGEISVKMGYPFPPGGKVTVTIGSDSFELFTKDEGAFVEKPEDEAKLVEALKAGSAMTVKGRSARGTNTTDEYSLSGTSSAIERAAKECATESG, translated from the coding sequence ATGCGCCGAGCCGTTGTAGCGGCTTGTGCGGTGGTGGCGTTCAGCGCAACGCCGGTCGTCGCGCAGGAAGTCAAGCTTCTTCAGAAATTCAACGACTGGGCCGCCTACGTTTCGCAAGGAAGCCCCAAGGTCTGCTTTGCCGTCTCGCAGCCTCGTAAGTCGCTGCCGCGGAACGTGCGGCGCGGGCCTATCTATTTCTACACATCCGAATACCCCAGTGACAAAATCGCCGGCGAGATCAGCGTGAAGATGGGCTACCCCTTCCCGCCCGGCGGCAAGGTCACGGTGACGATCGGCAGCGACTCGTTCGAACTGTTCACCAAGGACGAGGGCGCCTTTGTCGAGAAGCCGGAAGACGAGGCGAAGCTCGTCGAGGCGCTGAAGGCCGGGAGCGCCATGACCGTCAAAGGCCGGTCGGCGCGCGGCACCAACACCACGGACGAATATTCCCTAAGCGGCACCTCGAGTGCAATCGAGCGCGCCGCCAAGGAGTGCGCCACCGAGTCCGGCTAG
- the rlmN gene encoding 23S rRNA (adenine(2503)-C(2))-methyltransferase RlmN, giving the protein MTTTATIDSAAEPQTADIHARESLARESLAGLGREALRDRLTAAGVPERQLRMRVAQLWGWLYVRGATSFDAMTDVAKDLRATLAARYSLDRPQIVSEQVSVDGTRKWLLRLADGKDVETVYIPEEDRGTLCISSQVGCTLNCTFCHTGTQRLVRNLTAQEIVGQILLARDRIGDWPGAVPDDPTGLPSGERKITNVVLMGMGEPLYNFDNVREACAVAADGEGLSISKRRITLSTSGIVPEIPRWGDEAGTMLAISLHAVRDELRDELVPINRKWPIAELLDACRAYPGLSNAKRITFEYVMLKDVNDSIDDAKALVRLLKKIPAKINLIPFNPWPGAPYECSDWEQIEKFAEVVNRAGYASPVRSPRGRDIMAACGQLKSASLKQRASARLDEARA; this is encoded by the coding sequence ATGACCACGACCGCCACAATCGATTCGGCCGCAGAGCCGCAGACCGCCGATATACACGCACGGGAAAGTCTTGCCAGGGAAAGCCTTGCCGGGCTTGGCCGTGAAGCGCTGCGCGACCGGCTGACCGCCGCCGGCGTGCCCGAGCGGCAGCTGCGCATGCGCGTCGCCCAGCTTTGGGGCTGGCTCTATGTGCGCGGCGCAACCTCATTCGACGCCATGACCGACGTCGCCAAGGATTTGCGCGCCACGCTGGCGGCGCGGTATTCGCTCGACCGGCCGCAGATCGTCTCCGAGCAGGTCTCGGTCGACGGGACGCGCAAATGGCTGCTTCGGCTCGCGGACGGCAAGGATGTGGAGACGGTCTACATCCCTGAAGAGGATCGCGGTACGCTCTGCATCTCGAGCCAGGTCGGCTGCACGCTGAACTGCACCTTCTGCCACACGGGCACGCAACGGCTCGTGCGCAACCTCACCGCACAGGAGATCGTCGGGCAGATCTTGCTCGCGCGCGACCGGATCGGCGATTGGCCCGGTGCGGTCCCGGACGACCCCACGGGGCTGCCGTCCGGCGAGCGGAAGATCACCAATGTGGTGCTGATGGGCATGGGCGAGCCCCTCTACAATTTCGACAACGTCCGCGAGGCGTGCGCCGTCGCCGCCGACGGCGAGGGGCTCTCCATATCGAAGCGCCGCATCACGCTGTCCACCTCCGGCATCGTGCCGGAGATTCCGCGCTGGGGCGACGAAGCCGGAACGATGCTGGCGATTTCGCTGCACGCCGTGCGGGACGAGCTGCGCGACGAGCTGGTGCCGATCAACCGCAAATGGCCCATCGCCGAACTGCTGGACGCCTGCCGCGCCTATCCGGGCCTCTCCAACGCGAAACGCATCACCTTCGAATATGTGATGCTGAAGGACGTGAACGACTCGATCGACGACGCGAAGGCGCTCGTGCGCCTACTCAAGAAGATCCCCGCCAAGATCAATCTCATTCCATTCAATCCCTGGCCGGGCGCGCCGTACGAGTGTTCCGACTGGGAGCAGATCGAGAAATTCGCCGAGGTCGTCAATCGCGCCGGCTATGCAAGCCCGGTACGCAGCCCCCGCGGCCGCGATATCATGGCCGCCTGCGGCCAGCTCAAGAGCGCGAGCCTAAAGCAGCGCGCGAGCGCGCGTCTCGACGAGGCGCGGGCTTGA
- a CDS encoding peroxiredoxin, whose protein sequence is MSSLQDLPDDLPRPIDDGACDHLAGMAVPEIVLPSTKGRDVNLARLGPDRTVIYCYPRTGVPGEPLPDGWDAIPGARGCTPQACAFRDLAADLARLGARVFGLSTQDTAYQREVAERLHLPFEILSDVRLAFTEAPRLPTFTVDGMRLIKRLTLIIRDGAIEHVFYPVFPPTSNTADVIAWLEDHQT, encoded by the coding sequence TTGAGCAGCCTGCAGGACCTGCCGGACGACCTTCCCCGCCCCATCGACGACGGCGCCTGCGATCATCTTGCCGGCATGGCGGTGCCGGAGATTGTCCTTCCCTCGACAAAGGGACGCGACGTCAACCTCGCCCGCCTCGGTCCCGACCGCACGGTTATCTATTGCTATCCGCGTACCGGCGTGCCCGGCGAACCCTTGCCAGACGGGTGGGACGCCATCCCTGGTGCGCGCGGTTGCACGCCGCAGGCTTGCGCCTTCCGCGACCTCGCCGCCGATCTCGCCCGGCTCGGGGCGCGGGTGTTCGGACTCAGCACCCAGGACACGGCCTATCAGCGGGAGGTGGCGGAACGCCTCCATCTTCCATTCGAAATCTTGAGCGATGTCCGGCTCGCATTCACCGAGGCGCCGCGCCTGCCGACTTTCACAGTGGACGGCATGCGGCTGATCAAGAGGCTCACGCTCATCATCCGCGACGGCGCGATCGAGCACGTGTTCTATCCGGTGTTCCCGCCGACCTCGAACACCGCCGATGTGATCGCCTGGCTCGAGGACCACCAGACCTGA
- a CDS encoding 2-hydroxychromene-2-carboxylate isomerase, with translation MPRIDFWYEFASTYSYITAMRIANVAAEEGVVVRWRPFLLGPIFKELGWNDSPFNIYPAKGRYMWHDFARVCDEEGLPLQLPPVRFPQNGVKAARLALAGEADGWTAAFTRAVFTANYAEQRDISDDGTLRDILSGIDVDPDAAFEAANAPANKEALFAQVDEAKARGIFGAPSFTVGDELFWGNDRLEAALRWAKG, from the coding sequence ATGCCTAGAATCGATTTCTGGTACGAGTTCGCCAGCACGTACTCTTATATAACCGCGATGCGTATCGCGAACGTCGCGGCTGAGGAAGGCGTCGTTGTCCGCTGGCGGCCTTTCTTGCTCGGTCCCATCTTCAAGGAACTCGGCTGGAACGACTCACCGTTCAATATCTATCCCGCCAAGGGGCGCTATATGTGGCACGACTTCGCTCGCGTGTGTGACGAAGAAGGCTTGCCGCTGCAACTGCCGCCGGTGCGCTTCCCGCAGAATGGCGTGAAGGCCGCGCGGCTCGCGCTTGCCGGCGAAGCGGACGGCTGGACGGCGGCGTTCACGCGCGCGGTCTTCACCGCGAATTATGCGGAGCAGCGCGACATCTCCGACGACGGGACGCTGAGGGACATTCTGTCTGGTATCGATGTCGATCCGGATGCCGCCTTCGAGGCGGCCAATGCGCCGGCCAACAAGGAAGCGTTGTTTGCCCAAGTCGACGAGGCCAAGGCCCGCGGCATCTTTGGTGCGCCGTCTTTCACGGTTGGCGACGAACTGTTTTGGGGTAACGACCGGCTGGAAGCGGCGCTGCGCTGGGCGAAGGGGTAG
- a CDS encoding phosphatase PAP2 family protein, protein MARRLLLATLALGLILGLIFAIFPEIDLWAASLFYDPQTGRFPMARDEDWERVRNLAYWVPYLLVAPSLFVLIRKFVFPRTKMVIAPSVALFLVGSFIAGPGVLTNLVLKDNWGRPRPNQVEQFGGKADFEPWWRPGGACHRNCSFVSGEGSLAFWTVAPAMLAPPAARPFTVGAAVLYGISVGGLRVTFGRHFLSDVLFAGIFTVGMLLLFYYLLLAPGRRNDARLEAQLDRVAFALHRGIAALLAGIGTGLARLGAGLRHSGQALLRRADPD, encoded by the coding sequence GTGGCGCGCCGCTTGCTGCTCGCGACTCTGGCTCTCGGACTGATCCTGGGTTTGATCTTCGCGATTTTCCCGGAGATCGATCTATGGGCGGCGTCTCTGTTCTACGATCCGCAAACCGGCCGGTTCCCGATGGCGCGCGACGAGGACTGGGAGAGGGTACGCAACCTGGCCTACTGGGTCCCTTATCTCCTCGTCGCCCCGTCGCTATTCGTGCTGATCCGGAAGTTCGTGTTTCCCCGCACCAAGATGGTCATCGCACCGTCCGTGGCGCTTTTCCTCGTCGGATCGTTCATCGCGGGGCCAGGTGTCCTCACCAATCTGGTTCTGAAAGACAATTGGGGGCGCCCGCGTCCCAACCAGGTGGAGCAATTCGGCGGCAAGGCCGACTTCGAACCCTGGTGGCGGCCCGGTGGCGCGTGCCACCGCAATTGCTCCTTCGTCTCTGGCGAGGGCAGCCTCGCCTTCTGGACCGTCGCGCCGGCCATGCTCGCGCCCCCGGCCGCCCGGCCCTTCACCGTGGGCGCGGCGGTGCTCTACGGCATCTCCGTCGGTGGCTTGAGGGTCACGTTCGGACGGCACTTTCTGAGCGACGTCCTCTTCGCCGGCATCTTCACCGTCGGCATGTTGCTGCTGTTCTACTACCTGCTCCTGGCGCCGGGACGCCGCAACGATGCCAGACTGGAGGCGCAGCTCGACAGAGTAGCCTTCGCCCTGCATCGCGGTATTGCCGCGCTTCTTGCCGGTATCGGCACGGGGCTCGCCCGATTGGGGGCGGGCTTGCGCCATTCGGGCCAAGCCCTGCTGCGGCGCGCCGACCCCGACTAG
- a CDS encoding argininosuccinate synthase: MADIKKVVLAYSGGLDTSIILKWLQETYGCEVVTFTADLGQGEELEPARKKAEMLGIKEIFIEDLREEFVRDYVFPMFRANALYEGVYLLGTSIARPLIAKRQIEIAKETGADAVCHGATGKGNDQVRFELGYYALNPDIKVIAPWRDWDFKSRSDLIEFAEKHQIPVAKDKRGEAPFSVDANLLHSSSEGKVLEDPNVEPPAYVFQRTVAPEDAPDEPTIITIGFEKGDPVSIDGMALSPAALLTKLNQLGHDNGIGRVDLVENRFVGMKSRGIYETPGGTILIAAHRAIESLTLDREAMHLKDQLMPRYAELVYYGFWFAPEREMLQALIDKSQEHVEGEVTLKLYKGNVIVIGRKSAKSLYSDEIVTFEDDKGAYDQKDAEGFIKLNALRLRTLRKLRGS, from the coding sequence ATGGCTGATATCAAGAAGGTCGTGCTCGCCTATTCCGGCGGTCTCGACACCTCCATCATCCTCAAATGGCTCCAGGAAACTTATGGCTGCGAGGTCGTCACCTTCACGGCCGACCTCGGTCAGGGCGAGGAACTCGAGCCCGCCCGCAAGAAGGCGGAGATGCTGGGCATCAAGGAGATCTTCATCGAGGATCTGCGCGAGGAGTTCGTGCGCGACTACGTGTTCCCGATGTTCCGGGCGAACGCGCTTTATGAAGGCGTGTACCTGCTGGGCACTTCCATCGCGCGGCCACTGATCGCCAAGCGGCAGATCGAGATCGCCAAGGAGACCGGCGCCGATGCCGTCTGTCACGGCGCCACCGGCAAGGGCAACGACCAGGTCCGGTTCGAACTCGGCTATTACGCGCTTAACCCAGACATCAAGGTCATCGCGCCGTGGCGCGACTGGGACTTCAAGTCACGGTCCGATCTCATCGAGTTCGCCGAGAAACATCAGATCCCCGTGGCGAAGGACAAGCGCGGCGAGGCGCCGTTCTCCGTCGACGCCAATCTGCTGCATTCGTCCTCGGAGGGCAAAGTGCTCGAGGATCCGAACGTGGAGCCGCCCGCCTACGTGTTTCAACGCACGGTCGCACCAGAGGATGCGCCGGATGAGCCGACGATCATCACCATCGGTTTCGAGAAGGGCGACCCGGTCTCCATCGACGGCATGGCCTTATCGCCCGCGGCGCTCCTTACCAAGCTCAATCAACTCGGCCACGACAACGGTATCGGACGCGTCGACCTCGTCGAGAACCGCTTCGTCGGCATGAAGTCGCGCGGCATATACGAGACGCCGGGCGGCACCATCCTGATCGCCGCGCACCGGGCCATCGAGTCGCTCACCCTCGACCGCGAAGCGATGCACCTGAAGGACCAGCTCATGCCGCGCTATGCGGAACTCGTCTATTACGGGTTCTGGTTCGCGCCCGAGCGAGAGATGCTGCAGGCGTTGATCGACAAGAGCCAGGAGCACGTGGAAGGCGAGGTGACGCTCAAGCTCTACAAGGGCAATGTCATCGTCATCGGCCGCAAGAGCGCAAAGTCGCTCTACTCCGACGAGATCGTCACCTTCGAGGACGACAAGGGCGCTTACGATCAGAAGGACGCGGAAGGCTTCATCAAGCTCAATGCGCTGCGGCTGCGCACGCTTCGCAAGCTGCGAGGGTCGTAG
- a CDS encoding NAD(P)H-dependent flavin oxidoreductase, producing MTWPDRRLLDLFGIDVPILLAPMANSAGVELAIEVAREGGLGALPCAVLSPAEIEAGVAAFRAKTDAPLNANFFCHRPEPEDPERDRAWLAHLAPYFDAAGVAPPDLPLPTGHAPFGEAECAAIDSAKPEIVSFHFGLPPAPLLARVKDTGCKVISSATSLREARYLAENGVDAIIAQGAEAGGHRAMFLETDVSRQVGTFALVRSIAANIDLPVIAAGGIADGQAIAACFALGAAAVQIGTAYLLTDEAWTPPLHRAALADPVRETAMTNVLTGRPARGVVNRFMREQGPMNAAAPHFPRGRPAIAPLRAKAEAEGSSDFSPLWSGQAATLPGPMGAGALTRWLSEHALAAMA from the coding sequence ATGACCTGGCCTGACCGACGCCTTCTCGACCTGTTTGGCATCGACGTCCCGATTCTCCTCGCCCCCATGGCCAATTCGGCGGGGGTCGAGCTGGCGATTGAGGTTGCCCGGGAGGGCGGGCTTGGCGCGCTGCCGTGCGCGGTGCTGAGCCCGGCGGAGATCGAAGCCGGGGTCGCCGCCTTCCGGGCAAAAACGGACGCCCCGCTCAACGCAAATTTCTTCTGTCACAGGCCTGAGCCCGAGGACCCGGAGCGCGACCGCGCGTGGCTTGCCCATCTCGCCCCCTATTTCGACGCCGCCGGGGTGGCGCCGCCGGATCTGCCGCTGCCGACCGGCCACGCGCCATTCGGGGAAGCCGAGTGCGCCGCGATCGATTCGGCCAAACCGGAGATCGTCAGCTTTCATTTCGGGCTGCCCCCGGCGCCACTTCTGGCGCGCGTCAAAGACACCGGCTGCAAAGTTATTTCTTCCGCGACCTCGCTCCGCGAAGCCCGCTACCTCGCTGAGAACGGCGTCGACGCGATCATCGCCCAAGGCGCCGAGGCGGGCGGGCATCGCGCCATGTTTCTGGAGACCGACGTTTCGCGTCAGGTCGGGACGTTTGCGCTCGTTCGGAGCATTGCGGCGAACATCGATCTGCCGGTGATCGCGGCGGGCGGCATCGCCGATGGGCAGGCAATCGCTGCATGTTTTGCGCTGGGTGCGGCCGCCGTGCAGATCGGCACGGCCTACCTCCTCACGGACGAGGCCTGGACGCCGCCGCTTCACCGCGCGGCGCTGGCGGATCCGGTGCGCGAAACCGCCATGACGAACGTGCTGACCGGCCGCCCGGCACGGGGTGTCGTGAACCGGTTCATGCGTGAACAAGGACCGATGAACGCCGCGGCGCCACATTTTCCGCGCGGGCGCCCGGCGATTGCGCCGCTGCGTGCGAAGGCCGAGGCCGAAGGCTCGAGCGACTTCTCCCCGCTCTGGTCCGGTCAGGCCGCGACGCTGCCCGGGCCCATGGGTGCCGGCGCGCTAACGCGGTGGCTGTCGGAACACGCCCTCGCGGCAATGGCGTAG
- a CDS encoding cupin domain-containing protein yields MTETPEPPFGAMPQSLSGKELPSFRYALGDAPAKQFDGGTAKEANVSQFPVSEALAGVYMTLEPGAVRELHWHANAAEWAYMIEGHARVTTIDPENQAEVVDFGPGDVWYFPRGHGHSIQGLSDGCTFILVFDNGYFSEFGTFSITDWLGHTPHEVLAKNFGLPESAFANFPDHEVYIAKGPVPPPLDAFPAPGTLNVPPLTHRYRLLAQAPEPFPGGEMRIASEVEFPISTTMTGALLTIAPGGMRELHWHPNAVEWQYYLTGTGRMTVFGSGGRARTDEFAAGDVGYVPQGFGHYIENTGAEDLELLVVLNNGTYESISITAWMAGTPDLLLSTNFGVKESVFEEMPGDAVIMPEEES; encoded by the coding sequence ATGACTGAAACGCCTGAACCGCCCTTCGGGGCCATGCCCCAGTCGCTCTCCGGCAAGGAATTGCCGTCGTTCCGCTATGCGCTGGGCGATGCCCCCGCCAAGCAGTTCGACGGCGGCACGGCGAAGGAAGCCAATGTCAGCCAGTTTCCGGTCTCCGAAGCGCTCGCCGGGGTCTACATGACCTTGGAGCCCGGCGCGGTGCGCGAGCTGCATTGGCACGCCAATGCCGCCGAGTGGGCTTACATGATCGAGGGTCACGCGCGCGTCACCACTATCGATCCGGAGAACCAGGCGGAGGTCGTCGACTTCGGGCCCGGCGACGTCTGGTATTTCCCGCGCGGCCACGGCCATTCGATCCAAGGCTTGAGCGACGGCTGTACCTTCATTCTCGTGTTCGACAACGGCTATTTCTCGGAATTCGGCACGTTCTCGATCACGGACTGGCTGGGCCACACGCCGCACGAGGTGCTGGCCAAGAATTTCGGCCTGCCGGAATCGGCGTTCGCGAACTTTCCCGACCATGAGGTCTATATCGCCAAGGGCCCGGTACCGCCGCCGCTCGACGCGTTCCCTGCGCCCGGCACGCTCAACGTGCCCCCGCTGACCCACCGCTATCGTCTTCTCGCCCAGGCGCCCGAGCCGTTTCCGGGCGGCGAGATGCGGATCGCCTCGGAGGTGGAGTTTCCGATCTCGACGACGATGACGGGTGCGTTGCTGACGATTGCCCCGGGCGGGATGCGCGAACTGCATTGGCATCCGAATGCCGTGGAGTGGCAATACTATCTTACGGGCACGGGCCGCATGACCGTGTTCGGCTCGGGCGGGCGGGCGCGCACGGATGAATTCGCCGCCGGCGATGTGGGCTACGTGCCGCAAGGCTTCGGCCACTACATCGAGAACACCGGCGCGGAGGATCTCGAGCTTCTCGTCGTGCTCAACAACGGCACTTACGAGTCGATCTCGATCACCGCCTGGATGGCGGGGACGCCCGACCTGCTGCTCTCCACGAATTTCGGCGTGAAGGAAAGCGTGTTCGAAGAGATGCCCGGCGATGCGGTGATCATGCCCGAGGAGGAGTCCTAG